The Stomoxys calcitrans chromosome 3, idStoCalc2.1, whole genome shotgun sequence genome includes a region encoding these proteins:
- the LOC106089628 gene encoding TBC1 domain family member 19 isoform X1, producing MEELQDASIHHTAAKLINTIKTLKNYEPLYENVQKLVCSPAVDRNDMCNTLEEAIKSAGLETEIRNIIFHLVRSKLKPEEKPSQININDPLAYLKRAGVQWDRRVRKSLNAMCSELKMASQGQPRVATDRDELMTKWDELSNYTIDLANYRPVYAPKDILDVLLSLKGPSKAVENTEFVQVPKWEFSHISLPVKNLFELRNHYNDLLRTESYGGSTDMNLQCQRVLESKHAPLCQHLLRKGNTPAPYRGALWSYVLGSHINNFDIDHWNRLKATVLSTDHIVDKLVFKDIQLTASNDDQYFVFEDVLYQVLLCFSRDTEIAQMIQFEHYPIKGKNYEAPPSGVVPFHGICMFAAPFCYLFDSPINLYFTFRAFYIRYCHRLTTINTHPQGIVSICLLFEKLLQTHEPQLWSHFRELQIQPIRVVFKWLMRAFSGHLPPDQLLVLWDLILGFDSLEILSIFAIIILSFRKESLMQVNSLDNIEAILADLSSIQVLPLIQLALSRD from the exons ATGGAAGAACTACAGGATGCCAGTATACATCATACGGCAGCCAAGCTCATCAATACCATAAAGACTTTGAAAAACTATGAGCCATTGTATGAAAATGTGCAG AAATTGGTTTGTAGCCCCGCTGTGGATCGCAATGATATGTGCAATACCTTGGAAGAGGCCATTAAAAGTGCTGGATTGGAAACGGAAATACGTAACATTATATTTCATTTGGTGCGCAGCAAACTAAAACCAGAAGAGAAGCCATCACAAATAAATATT AATGATCCTTTGGCTTATCTAAAACGTGCCGGTGTACAATGGGATCGTCGTGTGCGGAAAAGTTTAAACGCCATGTGTTCGGAATTAAAAATGGCAAGTCAGGGTCAACCACGAGTTGCTACCGATCGAGATGAACTCATGACGAAATGGGATGAATTGAGCAACTATACAATCG ATTTGGCCAACTATAGACCTGTATATGCTCCTAAAGATATTTTGGATGTTTTGCTGTCTTTGAAAGGACCTTCCAAAGCTGTTGAAAATACTGAGTTTGT ACAGGTGCCGAAATGGGAATTTTCACATATATCGCTTCCAGTAAAGAATCTCTTTGAGCTG agaAATCATTACAATGACTTGCTGCGTACGGAATCATATGGTGGTTCTACCGACATGAATTTACAATGTCAGCGGGTGTTGGAATCAAAACATGCACCACTTTGTCAACATCTGCTAAGAAAAGGCAATACCCCAGCCCCCTACAGGGGTGCCTTATGGTCTTATGTTTTGGGCAGTCATATTAACAATTTT GACATTGACCACTGGAATCGTCTAAAAGCCACAGTCTTGTCCACCGATCACATTGTGGATAAATTAGTCTTCAAAGACATTCAATTGACAGCCTCCAATGATGATcagtattttgtttttgaagatGTCCTATATCAGGTGTTGTTGTGTTTCTCACGAGACACTGAAATAGCTCAAATGATACAGTTCGAACATTATCCGATAAAGGGTAAAAACTATGAAGCTCCTCCCTCGGGTGTGGTGCCATTTCATGGGATATGTATGTTTG CTGCTCCATTTTGTTATCTATTTGATTCTCCCATTAATTTGTATTTCACATTTCGAGCTTTTTATATACGATATTGTCATCGTTTGACCACAATTAATACACATCCACAG GGCATTGTCAGCATATGTCTgctctttgagaaattgttacAAACACATGAGCCGCAGCTATGGTCACATTTTCGCGAATTACAAATACAACC catACGCGTTGTCTTTAAATGGTTGATGCGAGCTTTTAGTGGGCATTTACCTCCAGATCAGCTGCTAGTGCTATGGGATCTT ATTCTAGGATTTGATAGTCTGGAGATCCTCTCAATTTTCGCCATCATCATTCTTTCATTTCGAAAGGAGAGTTTAATGCAAGTGAATTCGTTGGACAACATTGAAGCTATACTGGCAGATCTTTCATCAATACAAGTCTTACCCCTAATACAATTGGCTTTAAGTAGAGATtag
- the LOC106089628 gene encoding TBC1 domain family member 19 isoform X2, whose product MEELQDASIHHTAAKLINTIKTLKNYEPLYENVQKLVCSPAVDRNDMCNTLEEAIKSAGLETEIRNIIFHLVRSKLKPEEKPSQININDPLAYLKRAGVQWDRRVRKSLNAMCSELKMASQGQPRVATDRDELMTKWDELSNYTIDLANYRPVYAPKDILDVLLSLKGPSKAVENTEQVPKWEFSHISLPVKNLFELRNHYNDLLRTESYGGSTDMNLQCQRVLESKHAPLCQHLLRKGNTPAPYRGALWSYVLGSHINNFDIDHWNRLKATVLSTDHIVDKLVFKDIQLTASNDDQYFVFEDVLYQVLLCFSRDTEIAQMIQFEHYPIKGKNYEAPPSGVVPFHGICMFAAPFCYLFDSPINLYFTFRAFYIRYCHRLTTINTHPQGIVSICLLFEKLLQTHEPQLWSHFRELQIQPIRVVFKWLMRAFSGHLPPDQLLVLWDLILGFDSLEILSIFAIIILSFRKESLMQVNSLDNIEAILADLSSIQVLPLIQLALSRD is encoded by the exons ATGGAAGAACTACAGGATGCCAGTATACATCATACGGCAGCCAAGCTCATCAATACCATAAAGACTTTGAAAAACTATGAGCCATTGTATGAAAATGTGCAG AAATTGGTTTGTAGCCCCGCTGTGGATCGCAATGATATGTGCAATACCTTGGAAGAGGCCATTAAAAGTGCTGGATTGGAAACGGAAATACGTAACATTATATTTCATTTGGTGCGCAGCAAACTAAAACCAGAAGAGAAGCCATCACAAATAAATATT AATGATCCTTTGGCTTATCTAAAACGTGCCGGTGTACAATGGGATCGTCGTGTGCGGAAAAGTTTAAACGCCATGTGTTCGGAATTAAAAATGGCAAGTCAGGGTCAACCACGAGTTGCTACCGATCGAGATGAACTCATGACGAAATGGGATGAATTGAGCAACTATACAATCG ATTTGGCCAACTATAGACCTGTATATGCTCCTAAAGATATTTTGGATGTTTTGCTGTCTTTGAAAGGACCTTCCAAAGCTGTTGAAAATACTGA ACAGGTGCCGAAATGGGAATTTTCACATATATCGCTTCCAGTAAAGAATCTCTTTGAGCTG agaAATCATTACAATGACTTGCTGCGTACGGAATCATATGGTGGTTCTACCGACATGAATTTACAATGTCAGCGGGTGTTGGAATCAAAACATGCACCACTTTGTCAACATCTGCTAAGAAAAGGCAATACCCCAGCCCCCTACAGGGGTGCCTTATGGTCTTATGTTTTGGGCAGTCATATTAACAATTTT GACATTGACCACTGGAATCGTCTAAAAGCCACAGTCTTGTCCACCGATCACATTGTGGATAAATTAGTCTTCAAAGACATTCAATTGACAGCCTCCAATGATGATcagtattttgtttttgaagatGTCCTATATCAGGTGTTGTTGTGTTTCTCACGAGACACTGAAATAGCTCAAATGATACAGTTCGAACATTATCCGATAAAGGGTAAAAACTATGAAGCTCCTCCCTCGGGTGTGGTGCCATTTCATGGGATATGTATGTTTG CTGCTCCATTTTGTTATCTATTTGATTCTCCCATTAATTTGTATTTCACATTTCGAGCTTTTTATATACGATATTGTCATCGTTTGACCACAATTAATACACATCCACAG GGCATTGTCAGCATATGTCTgctctttgagaaattgttacAAACACATGAGCCGCAGCTATGGTCACATTTTCGCGAATTACAAATACAACC catACGCGTTGTCTTTAAATGGTTGATGCGAGCTTTTAGTGGGCATTTACCTCCAGATCAGCTGCTAGTGCTATGGGATCTT ATTCTAGGATTTGATAGTCTGGAGATCCTCTCAATTTTCGCCATCATCATTCTTTCATTTCGAAAGGAGAGTTTAATGCAAGTGAATTCGTTGGACAACATTGAAGCTATACTGGCAGATCTTTCATCAATACAAGTCTTACCCCTAATACAATTGGCTTTAAGTAGAGATtag
- the LOC106089628 gene encoding TBC1 domain family member 19 isoform X3, translating to MSHCMKMCRFEWIWKLVCSPAVDRNDMCNTLEEAIKSAGLETEIRNIIFHLVRSKLKPEEKPSQININDPLAYLKRAGVQWDRRVRKSLNAMCSELKMASQGQPRVATDRDELMTKWDELSNYTIDLANYRPVYAPKDILDVLLSLKGPSKAVENTEFVQVPKWEFSHISLPVKNLFELRNHYNDLLRTESYGGSTDMNLQCQRVLESKHAPLCQHLLRKGNTPAPYRGALWSYVLGSHINNFDIDHWNRLKATVLSTDHIVDKLVFKDIQLTASNDDQYFVFEDVLYQVLLCFSRDTEIAQMIQFEHYPIKGKNYEAPPSGVVPFHGICMFAAPFCYLFDSPINLYFTFRAFYIRYCHRLTTINTHPQGIVSICLLFEKLLQTHEPQLWSHFRELQIQPIRVVFKWLMRAFSGHLPPDQLLVLWDLILGFDSLEILSIFAIIILSFRKESLMQVNSLDNIEAILADLSSIQVLPLIQLALSRD from the exons ATGAGCCATTGTATGAAAATGTGCAGGTTTGAATGGAtttgg AAATTGGTTTGTAGCCCCGCTGTGGATCGCAATGATATGTGCAATACCTTGGAAGAGGCCATTAAAAGTGCTGGATTGGAAACGGAAATACGTAACATTATATTTCATTTGGTGCGCAGCAAACTAAAACCAGAAGAGAAGCCATCACAAATAAATATT AATGATCCTTTGGCTTATCTAAAACGTGCCGGTGTACAATGGGATCGTCGTGTGCGGAAAAGTTTAAACGCCATGTGTTCGGAATTAAAAATGGCAAGTCAGGGTCAACCACGAGTTGCTACCGATCGAGATGAACTCATGACGAAATGGGATGAATTGAGCAACTATACAATCG ATTTGGCCAACTATAGACCTGTATATGCTCCTAAAGATATTTTGGATGTTTTGCTGTCTTTGAAAGGACCTTCCAAAGCTGTTGAAAATACTGAGTTTGT ACAGGTGCCGAAATGGGAATTTTCACATATATCGCTTCCAGTAAAGAATCTCTTTGAGCTG agaAATCATTACAATGACTTGCTGCGTACGGAATCATATGGTGGTTCTACCGACATGAATTTACAATGTCAGCGGGTGTTGGAATCAAAACATGCACCACTTTGTCAACATCTGCTAAGAAAAGGCAATACCCCAGCCCCCTACAGGGGTGCCTTATGGTCTTATGTTTTGGGCAGTCATATTAACAATTTT GACATTGACCACTGGAATCGTCTAAAAGCCACAGTCTTGTCCACCGATCACATTGTGGATAAATTAGTCTTCAAAGACATTCAATTGACAGCCTCCAATGATGATcagtattttgtttttgaagatGTCCTATATCAGGTGTTGTTGTGTTTCTCACGAGACACTGAAATAGCTCAAATGATACAGTTCGAACATTATCCGATAAAGGGTAAAAACTATGAAGCTCCTCCCTCGGGTGTGGTGCCATTTCATGGGATATGTATGTTTG CTGCTCCATTTTGTTATCTATTTGATTCTCCCATTAATTTGTATTTCACATTTCGAGCTTTTTATATACGATATTGTCATCGTTTGACCACAATTAATACACATCCACAG GGCATTGTCAGCATATGTCTgctctttgagaaattgttacAAACACATGAGCCGCAGCTATGGTCACATTTTCGCGAATTACAAATACAACC catACGCGTTGTCTTTAAATGGTTGATGCGAGCTTTTAGTGGGCATTTACCTCCAGATCAGCTGCTAGTGCTATGGGATCTT ATTCTAGGATTTGATAGTCTGGAGATCCTCTCAATTTTCGCCATCATCATTCTTTCATTTCGAAAGGAGAGTTTAATGCAAGTGAATTCGTTGGACAACATTGAAGCTATACTGGCAGATCTTTCATCAATACAAGTCTTACCCCTAATACAATTGGCTTTAAGTAGAGATtag